AAGTTTAAATTCATAAATGCTTTTCATTTGTTCTAAATTTAAAATATATTCATTTAGTAATTTTTCCACATCATTAAAATACAAAAGTTCAAAAAGATAATTAATGCTTTGATTTACAATACTTAGTTTTAAATTTTCAAGATCATATTCACTGGCTTTTGCGCTAAATTCTTTAGCTTTTACACTGTCTGAAATTTTACCATAAATATCTAACTCATAACTTAAATTCAAGGCATTTGAAAAGCTTTTACTCTCGCTACCTAAATTCAAATCTCTAGCAATATTTGCACCCAAATTCGCACTCAAAGTTGGATAAAGATCAAAATCAATGAGTTTGTACCTTGCCACAGCACTTAAAAGATTTGCCCTTGCAACATTAATATCTTTGTTATTTAAAATCACAAAATCAAGCATTTGGTTTAATTTTTCATTTTGATAGTTTTTCCACCAAAGCCTTGAAGCATTAAATTCGCTGAATTCTTTTTGGGTTAAATTGTTTTCTATAGTAATGGGCGAATTTTTACTTGCACAAGAATATAAAAAAAAGCTTAAAAATATAAAAAAAAATAAATTTTTCATAAATCATTCCTTAGATAAAGCATTGATAGGATTTAAATTGGCTGCATTTCTTGCAGGGAAAAAGCCAAAAATAATACCAATCATCACAGAGCTTAAAAGCCCTAAAAATATGGAATTATAAGACATTATCATTAAAAAATCTTTGCTAAGTTGATTAAAAACATACATCACACCAAAGCTCAAAGCCACGCCCAAAATCGCACCTATAGTACAAATTAACACCGCTTCAAGTAAAAACTGTATCAAAATATCTTCTTTTCTTGCTCCAATAGCCATTCTAATGCCAATTTCTCTTGTTCGCTCACTCACCGAAACTAACATAATGTTCATCACACCAATACCGCCAACAATCAAAGAAATTACTGCAATAGAGGCAATAAGTAGTGTTAGAGTTAGAGTATTAGCTTCTACTGCTTTTTGTATAGCATCAGAATTTACCATAAAAAAATCTTTTTTACCGCGTTTGATTTCTAAAACTTGGGCTATAGTTTGTTCGGTTAAATTAGGATCTACACCATCTTTTAATTTTGCTACTATGGATCTTAGGCGTTTATCTCCGGTGATTTTATTCATCACTGTAGTGTAGGGCACATAAAGCTCAACTGTGCCATTGGTTGGATCAAAGCCACTTTGATCATCTTGTCTTTGCAAGACTCCAACTATTCTTAAGGGTTGAGAATCATAAATAACAACTTTGTTTAAAATTTGCTCTGCACTAATGCCATGAAATAAATTTTTGCGTCCATTATCATCAAGCACGGCGATATTGGCATTTTCTTTGATATCAATATCATTGATAAATCTTCCTGCAGCGAGTTTTAAACCGCGAATTTTCATACGATTTACCCCAACGCCATTTACCCTTGCTTGCAAAGAAGTATTAGCATAAGTTACTATACTAGAATCCCTTACATCAGCTTCTGCAGCTTCTAAATAAGGTAAAGCATTTAAAACATTTAAATCACTCAAACTTAGTCTAGTACGACCTGATCTTATATCTCCAAGTCCTCTACCTGCAACGATTTGTATAGTATTTGTACCTATGGCACTGATAGATGAAAGTACTTTTTGTTGGGTCCCAAGCCCTAAAGCCACGACACAAACAACTGAAGCAATGCCTATAATGATACCTAACATAGTAAGAACAGATCTTAATTTATGTGCGATGATAGAAGTAATAGACATTTTAAAGCATTCTGAAATTTGGTTTTTAAAAAGAGTGTAATTCTTTTTTTCTTTAGGCATTTTATGAATTTCATAATTACTTTGGCTTTGCTCTTGTTTAGTGTCGCTTAAAACTTCGCCATCTTTGATTTCAATCACTCTTTTTGCCTTAGCGGCTATGTCTTTATCGTGAGTAACTAAAATAATGGTATGACCTTCTTTATTAAGCTTTTGCAAGATCTCAAGCACCATAATGCCGCTTCTACTATCTAACGCACCAGTTGGCTCATCAGCTAAAATGAGCTCTCCGCCATTAATCAAAGCTCTTGCAATACTCACTCTTTGCTGTTGACCACCGCTTAATTCATTAGGTCTTGCATTAAATTTATGTCCTAATTCTAATTCGCTTAAAATTTTTTTTGCTTTTTGCTCTCTTTCTTCTGTGGTCTTTCCTGCATAAATGGCTGGTAAAACAACATTCGAACCCGCACTTAATAAAGATAAAAGATTGTAGCGCTGGAAAATAAAACCAATTTTTTCTCTTCTAAGCCTTGCTTTTTCATCTTTACTAAGGGTTGTAACTTCGTAATTTTCAAAAATATAAGATCCGCTACTTGGACTATCAAGAGTACCTATGATATTTAAAAGTGAAGTTTTACCACTCCCACTTTGGCCTATAATGGCAACAAATTCGCCCTTCTCTATCTCTAAAGAAACATTCTTTAAAATGGGTGTTTGATTGATACTTTTGCAGATATTGCTAAGCTTTATCATCTTGGAATTCTGCCTATATTTTGGCTTTTTACATTTTGACTTTGTTTATTAACAATAACCAAATCCCCTACCTGCAAGCCCTGCTTCACTTCAGTATTTAAGCTGTCTTTAATGCCAATTTCTATGTGTTTTTTAAACACTTTTTCATCTTTTAAAACTTCGACAAAATAACCTTTTTCATCGTTTTTTATGGCTATGGTTGGCACGGCTAGGACATTGCTTGCATGATTAATCTCGATTTGATTTTCTGTGCTCATGGCTATGCGTAAGAAATTATTTTCATTTTTGACAAAAAAGCGCGCGTAATAATAAATGGCATTGCTTGTGGAGCTTGAATTTAAATTCGCGCTTGAGCTTGAAGTGCTTGTAGAATCACTTAAAACCGTATCGGCAGGATCTATGCTTGAAATTGTGGCTTCGTATTTTTTATCCGGATCACTAAGTATGCTAAATTTCACCTTTTCGCCGATTTTGATTTTATTGATATCTGCTTCGGTGATTTGCATCCTTACTTCCATCTCGCTTAAATCCGCCAAACGCACCAAAGTAGGAGCATTTTGCGAGGCATTTACGGTTTGACCTACTTCAACAGCGATATTGACAATTTGTCCATCACTTGGAGCAGTAATAGTAGTATATTCAAGATCTTTTTGAGCATTTTTGAGTGAAATTTCAAGCTGGGTTACTTGGGCGTTTAACTCTGCAACATTGGCTTTGAGTAAGTAAAAATTATTTTTAATGCTTTCTAAACTTTCTAGCGAAGTGGCTTTTGACTTATAAAGCTTTTGCTCTCTTTCGTATTGTCTTGTGGCAATTTCTAGAGCAACTTTTTTGCTTTCTAAATTTGCCTTAGCGCTTGCAAGCTGGGCTTTTGTGATATCAAATTCGTTTTGTTGTTTGTCTTTATCGATTTGTGCGATTAAATCCCCTGCTTTTACATGATCGCCCAAATTCACATAAAGCTTTGTAATCTGTCCGCTAACTTGAGCACCAACATCAACTTGTGATTTTGCATAAACTTCGCCTATAGCTTCTATATTTTCTGAAATATCCATAGTTTTTACTTCATAAGTAAGATAGCTAAAATTTTCTTTTTTATAAAAGTAAAAATAATAAATTCCTAATATAAAAACAGTGAGCAAAATAAGAATAATTAGTGTTTTTTTCATTTTTTTCCTTAAAGATAAAACAAAGAATTTATCTTATAAAAGTGAAGTTTATGTGAATTTGTTGTTTTTAAATTTGAAAATTTTATGAGCGAAATGTAAAAAATAAATTCTTAATTTTTGATTATACATCACATAACCGCCCAAAAGTCCCAAAATGCTTCCTAAAGCCACATCGATAAATCTTGCTTTTGTGATTAAATCCGCATCATAACTCATAGAAGTCGCGCTCTCTACTAAATAAGTCACATAAGGAGTGATAAAAACCATCGCCAAGGCATAGTTTTTAAACACGACATATTCTGTCATAAACATCAAAAACATCATGAGCAAAATAAAAGCAATAGGCGAAAAATGAATTTTTAACAAAAACCAAGCAAAAATCGCCCCAATAAAAGTGCCAATAATCCTTTGAAACTGTTTAATCCAAATAGCGCTTACGCTAATTCCTTGCATTACAGCCGTGCAGCTTACCCCAACCCAATAACTACGCTCCAAAGATAAAAACGAGCCTAAAAACATCGCAAAACCCACAAAAGCACCCATAATTAAAGAATCCACCACAGTGGTATTAAAGCCCAAATGCCCTCTAGGCGGAACTTCGCTGGGCAAGCTATTTTTAAAAACATAAATCACGCTTAAGGAATACAAAAAAGCCATCACATTTGCCACCATAGTCCCTAAGCAAATAAGTCCTATTAAAGTGATAAAATCTTTAACTTCAAAAGGTAAAAAAGTCCCTAAAATACAAGCAAACACAAAGAAAAAATAACCCGGCGCTCCCAAATCATAATAACGCACCAAAATAGAACTACAAGCTGCCACAAAAGCCACAACAAAAGGCGTTAAAACAGGCGATAAATGAGCCAATAAACCCAAAAAGAAAGAAAGACTTATACCAAAAGAAACGCACATCACCACAGCCATTCTATGGTGCATTGGGGTATTTGGCACATATAAAAATGCCGCCACGCCCAAAATCGCTATAAGTCCATAATCCATTCTTTGAAAAAACATAGCAACACTTAAAATCAAACCCACACCCAAAGCTGCAAAAAATGGAAGTTGCCAAACTCTTTGACAAGGATTAAATTTAAAAATGGGCGCTAGTTTTGAAAAATACTTTTTCAAGCCAAAGTTCCGTGT
This genomic interval from Campylobacter sp. CCS1377 contains the following:
- a CDS encoding ABC transporter permease is translated as MIKLSNICKSINQTPILKNVSLEIEKGEFVAIIGQSGSGKTSLLNIIGTLDSPSSGSYIFENYEVTTLSKDEKARLRREKIGFIFQRYNLLSLLSAGSNVVLPAIYAGKTTEEREQKAKKILSELELGHKFNARPNELSGGQQQRVSIARALINGGELILADEPTGALDSRSGIMVLEILQKLNKEGHTIILVTHDKDIAAKAKRVIEIKDGEVLSDTKQEQSQSNYEIHKMPKEKKNYTLFKNQISECFKMSITSIIAHKLRSVLTMLGIIIGIASVVCVVALGLGTQQKVLSSISAIGTNTIQIVAGRGLGDIRSGRTRLSLSDLNVLNALPYLEAAEADVRDSSIVTYANTSLQARVNGVGVNRMKIRGLKLAAGRFINDIDIKENANIAVLDDNGRKNLFHGISAEQILNKVVIYDSQPLRIVGVLQRQDDQSGFDPTNGTVELYVPYTTVMNKITGDKRLRSIVAKLKDGVDPNLTEQTIAQVLEIKRGKKDFFMVNSDAIQKAVEANTLTLTLLIASIAVISLIVGGIGVMNIMLVSVSERTREIGIRMAIGARKEDILIQFLLEAVLICTIGAILGVALSFGVMYVFNQLSKDFLMIMSYNSIFLGLLSSVMIGIIFGFFPARNAANLNPINALSKE
- a CDS encoding efflux RND transporter periplasmic adaptor subunit, producing MKKTLIILILLTVFILGIYYFYFYKKENFSYLTYEVKTMDISENIEAIGEVYAKSQVDVGAQVSGQITKLYVNLGDHVKAGDLIAQIDKDKQQNEFDITKAQLASAKANLESKKVALEIATRQYEREQKLYKSKATSLESLESIKNNFYLLKANVAELNAQVTQLEISLKNAQKDLEYTTITAPSDGQIVNIAVEVGQTVNASQNAPTLVRLADLSEMEVRMQITEADINKIKIGEKVKFSILSDPDKKYEATISSIDPADTVLSDSTSTSSSSANLNSSSTSNAIYYYARFFVKNENNFLRIAMSTENQIEINHASNVLAVPTIAIKNDEKGYFVEVLKDEKVFKKHIEIGIKDSLNTEVKQGLQVGDLVIVNKQSQNVKSQNIGRIPR
- a CDS encoding FUSC family protein — its product is MKKYFSKLAPIFKFNPCQRVWQLPFFAALGVGLILSVAMFFQRMDYGLIAILGVAAFLYVPNTPMHHRMAVVMCVSFGISLSFFLGLLAHLSPVLTPFVVAFVAACSSILVRYYDLGAPGYFFFVFACILGTFLPFEVKDFITLIGLICLGTMVANVMAFLYSLSVIYVFKNSLPSEVPPRGHLGFNTTVVDSLIMGAFVGFAMFLGSFLSLERSYWVGVSCTAVMQGISVSAIWIKQFQRIIGTFIGAIFAWFLLKIHFSPIAFILLMMFLMFMTEYVVFKNYALAMVFITPYVTYLVESATSMSYDADLITKARFIDVALGSILGLLGGYVMYNQKLRIYFLHFAHKIFKFKNNKFT